A DNA window from Luteolibacter luteus contains the following coding sequences:
- a CDS encoding UdgX family uracil-DNA binding protein (This protein belongs to the uracil DNA glycosylase superfamily, members of which act in excision repair of DNA. However, it belongs more specifically to UdgX branch, whose founding member was found to bind uracil in DNA (where it does not belong), without cleaving it, appears to promote DNA repair by a pathway involving RecA, rather than base excision.): MMMRCVDPGPGFDTWRSAARRLIGEGVPPTEVLWESDGMGSLFGDEEAGAPETIKLVVSPAFIELARAVSCHADGRRWALLYRILWRIAKLGERSLLEIASDRDVAQARMMAKNVRREIHKMHAFVRFRKAGEDETGRECFVAWFEPDHFCIELAAGFFAKRFANMNWSIFTPKGCAHWMGEELKFSPGVERDPCNDPDAMDAIWRTYYRSIFNPARLKLKAMQAEMPKRYWKNLPEAELIEELTRSSANRMSGMIAEEARVVRPVPRNAYLGRLQDLSAVPEIREPAEASIQEIARMVQACRHCPLWENATCAVAGEGPADARLMIVGEQPGDREDLEGRPFVGPAGQLLDRAMKEAGLDRNGAYITNAVKHFKWVPRGKIRLHQKPSAGEIDACKPWVLAELAKISPDALILLGGTAARSLLGAGVQITKMRGIVDAPHLAKRVILTVHPSYLLRLPDEMRKEAEFRAFVKDLSLVL; this comes from the coding sequence TTGATGATGCGTTGTGTGGATCCAGGCCCGGGATTTGACACGTGGCGAAGCGCCGCGCGTCGGCTGATTGGTGAAGGCGTGCCCCCGACAGAAGTGCTATGGGAGAGCGATGGCATGGGCAGTCTCTTTGGTGACGAGGAAGCAGGCGCTCCGGAAACCATTAAGCTGGTGGTGTCCCCTGCGTTCATCGAACTGGCCCGGGCAGTGTCTTGCCATGCGGACGGAAGGCGTTGGGCTCTGCTTTACCGAATCCTCTGGCGGATTGCGAAGCTGGGAGAGCGGAGTTTGCTGGAGATTGCAAGTGATCGAGACGTGGCCCAAGCACGGATGATGGCGAAGAACGTGCGGCGTGAGATTCACAAGATGCACGCCTTTGTTCGGTTTCGGAAGGCCGGCGAGGATGAAACAGGGCGGGAGTGCTTTGTCGCTTGGTTCGAGCCCGATCATTTTTGTATCGAACTCGCGGCAGGCTTTTTCGCGAAGCGATTTGCCAATATGAATTGGTCCATTTTCACGCCGAAAGGGTGTGCCCATTGGATGGGGGAAGAGCTGAAGTTTTCACCCGGGGTGGAGCGCGATCCCTGCAATGATCCCGATGCAATGGACGCGATCTGGCGGACCTATTATCGCAGTATTTTCAATCCCGCCCGCCTCAAGCTGAAGGCAATGCAGGCCGAGATGCCGAAACGTTATTGGAAGAATCTGCCCGAGGCGGAATTGATCGAAGAGCTGACAAGGTCGAGTGCCAATCGGATGAGCGGCATGATTGCAGAGGAAGCCCGCGTGGTGCGGCCCGTTCCGCGGAATGCCTATTTAGGGCGACTGCAGGATCTGTCCGCAGTGCCGGAGATCAGGGAACCTGCGGAAGCGTCCATCCAGGAAATCGCGCGGATGGTGCAGGCTTGCCGGCATTGCCCGCTTTGGGAAAACGCGACTTGTGCCGTGGCAGGTGAGGGGCCGGCGGATGCGCGGCTCATGATCGTGGGTGAACAGCCGGGAGATCGCGAGGATCTGGAAGGGCGCCCTTTCGTTGGTCCGGCTGGCCAATTGCTAGACCGAGCGATGAAAGAGGCAGGCTTGGATCGAAATGGGGCGTATATCACGAATGCCGTGAAGCACTTCAAGTGGGTCCCGCGAGGAAAGATCCGCCTGCACCAGAAGCCCTCCGCAGGGGAGATCGACGCTTGCAAACCATGGGTGCTCGCGGAGCTAGCTAAGATTTCCCCCGATGCTTTGATCCTGCTCGGTGGTACGGCCGCACGTTCCTTATTGGGAGCCGGTGTGCAAATTACGAAGATGCGGGGGATCGTCGACGCACCGCATTTGGCGAAGCGGGTGATACTCACCGTGCATCCATCTTATCTCCTCCGCTTGCCGGATGAAATGCGGAAGGAGGCTGAGTTCAGGGCCTTTGTGAAGGATCTGAGCCTTGTCCTGTGA
- a CDS encoding response regulator transcription factor, translated as MRLLVIEDEAPMRTALVETLKAEGYRVLAAEDGISGLELACTEPFDLALLDVMMPGLDGFALCRELRKRGKTMPVLMLTAKGQVDDRVEGLDSGADDYLVKPFSLRELLARVRALLRRKEREHALGNELSIGDAVIDFGRNMLHRNHKDQPISSKEAGMLRLLASHPGETVSREKFLDVVWGYNAYPSTRTVDNFIAALRTKLEKDPSKPVHLITVRGVGYRLEP; from the coding sequence ATGAGACTGCTGGTCATCGAAGACGAAGCCCCCATGCGTACCGCCTTGGTGGAAACCCTCAAGGCAGAGGGCTACCGCGTGCTTGCCGCAGAGGATGGCATCTCGGGACTCGAGCTTGCATGCACGGAGCCCTTCGATCTCGCCTTGCTGGATGTCATGATGCCAGGGCTAGACGGGTTCGCGCTCTGCCGGGAACTTCGCAAGCGGGGAAAAACCATGCCGGTTCTCATGTTAACCGCCAAGGGGCAAGTCGATGACCGGGTGGAGGGCCTCGACAGCGGTGCCGACGACTATCTGGTGAAGCCCTTCAGCCTCCGCGAGCTGTTGGCGCGTGTGAGAGCCTTGCTCCGCCGAAAGGAACGGGAGCACGCCCTCGGAAACGAACTATCGATCGGAGATGCGGTAATCGACTTCGGGCGCAACATGCTTCACCGCAATCACAAGGATCAGCCGATCTCTTCGAAGGAAGCCGGCATGCTCCGACTTCTGGCGAGCCATCCGGGAGAAACCGTCAGCCGCGAGAAATTCCTGGATGTCGTGTGGGGATACAACGCCTACCCAAGCACCAGAACCGTCGACAACTTCATCGCGGCATTGAGAACCAAGCTTGAAAAAGACCCCTCCAAGCCCGTGCATCTGATCACGGTGCGAGGTGTCGGCTATCGCCTGGAACCCTGA